TTCCGGGGGGCGCATTTCTGAGTCTTTTATTTGTATTGTGGTTTATTTGGCTAGACTATCTCAATTTCTTTAGCAGGGGGATTTGTGAGTCATTCTGGATGCAATGTATGTTGTTGTTATGTCGTGATTTACTGTGTGGCTTTCGTCATTTATGCTTAAAACATTACATACTTTTGCGCTTGGCCTCCATGGTAGATATCAAGTTGATATCAGAACTAGGATATTGCAAGAAAGCGACTTCTGAGTGAAGGTGGTTTAGTTTAGTATGGCGGAGTACAtctacttttttataaaggGTATCTTTCCCATTTATTTTGTGTAATCCCTCCCCTTCTCCCTTATAATTCTATGCTGCTCATGTCGATCTCCACGGACATACTACTCTGTGTTCTATATCTTTCCTCTAACCAATGGGCGCATTGTCtaacccaaagaaaaagcagtcCAATTGTCTAATTTGGAATAAACACCCTCTTGCCAATATATACGCCGTCAATCGACTCAACTGAAGGCAGCATATCACATGATTCCCGTAACATAGCGATAGATACACATTATTTTATTTCCACTTGGTCTGATTCCTCTATGCAGACGCGACcatcttgtccttgacaTACAAGTCGACATACTTGTCCACATCGTAACCCTCAAGGGCAGACTTGTTCAAGCCCACCTCGAGCAGCTCGTCGATGCGAGCCTGCTCGAAGTGAGCCTGCAGGTGACGCTTGTACTTGGCCAGGATCTCGGGCTTGGCCTCTTCGCGGCGCAAACGGTGGCCCAGAGGAGCCTCGACAACGACCTCCTCGAGCACGGTACCGTCGTTCAGGGTGACGGTAAGGGCATTGGGGATAGTGCGCTTAGCCGGGTCGTGGTAGTCCGTGGTGAACTGAGTATCTTCAACGCAGCGGATGCGCTTACGGAGATCCTCAACGAGAGGGGAGGTGGCCGCCTCCGAGCCATCGGCATAGTCGGTGGCGGTGAGACGATTGAATGCCAGCATGGTGGCAACCATGTACTACATCAAATTAGATCACTGTTCAACCCTCCCGAAATTCTTCCAGCCGCGAGCTTACCTGAACGCAGTGGTCACGGTCCGCGAAGTTGTCCATGGCCTTGAACTGCTTGTCAATGATGCGAATGCAAGCTTCGTGGGTGCGGTTGGTGACTTCCTTGATGTCCTTGGCGCTCTTGCCCAAGGCAGCGAGCTTCTTGTTGATGATCTCGGCAGCTTCGATCGCTGTCTGAGAGTGGAATTCGGCTATGACAAAATTGGTTAGACACCATCTTGGGTTCAGTGCATGAGAATACCTACCAGGATAGGAGACCTTGAAAAGGACGTTTTCCATAACGTAGCTGCCATAGGGACGCTGGAACTTGAACTTGTTGCCCTTGAACAGCACATCGTAGAAGCCCCAGACAGGGGCGGAAAGAACAGTGTGCAATCCACCCTCACCCTTCTGCACCTTCAGCACGAGGTTAACAGCCCGCTGGCATGCGTCACCGGCAGCCCAAGACTTTCTTGACATGGTGTTGGGGGAGTGTCTGTAAGTCCGGAGACTCTGACCGTCGACGAACGCCTGGGAGATGGCATCCGCAGTCTGTTTCTCACTGAGGCCGAGCATCTTGGCAACCACAGCGGTCGTCGCGACCTTGACCAGAACAACGTGGTCCAGGCCAACCTTGTTGTAAGAGTTCTCCAGCGCCAGCACACCCTGAATCTCATGGGCCTTAATCATGGCCTCCAGCACTTCCTTGACCTTCACGATCTTACCACCCGCAATATTGCCGCCAGCACGGTTGGTACGAGAGATCCAGTCAGCCACGGCAAGGATGCCGCCCAAGTTGTCCGAAGGGTGACCCCATTCGGCGGCCAACCAGCAGTCATTGTAATCCAGCCAGCGGATCATCGCACCAATGTTGAACGCACCATTGACAGGGTCGAGCTGGTACGGTGTACCGGGCACACGGGTTCCGTTGGGAACAACAGTTCCTTCCACAACGGGACCCAAAAGCTTGGTGCACTCTTTGAATTTCAAGGCTTCCAATCCACAGCCTAGGGTATCGAGGAACACAAGACGGGCAGTGTCATACTGGAATCCAGAAAGTCATAGGACTTATAGTCAGAGAGATGATATCGTACGCCTTTGGGGAGAAATTACGAAGAATATGCATGCGAAATAAACAAAAATTAGGAATACGTACAGCCAAGTCGGAGTTAACCTCGTAGTTGTGAATATAGTTGGCCATGTCCTGAATTTCGGGATCGTAGGGCTTCTGGAGGGCGCCATCCTGAGAGCCAGACTGAAGAGGTGCCATGGTTGAGAAACGAGAGACTCGAGGAGCGGTCGAGTTAACTGCGCGAAGAGCgttgagggaggagaaggaggatgcgGCAGATGAGATTCTGGAGACGGAGGAGATGCGGGACTGGAAAGTGCGGGGAGACCGGTGGGTCAGCCGTCTCAACGCCAAACACGAAGCAGACATGATAGGATCGTAAGGAGGTGAAGAGAGGGCACTAACTCTCAATGATGTAGGAGAGGGAGGTCAATTCGGGAAAGATTGCAGGGGAGGGTTTAAGtaaaagaggaggaggaaaagaaagagaaattaacgggaaggaaaaaggtaAGGGCGACGAAAATGGagcaatggagaagagagactGGAGGTACTGATGGACGGTCACCCTTGAGCCGAGGCCGTGCCCCTGTTTACTCGCGGCTATTGCCGGTTATGCATCCTTCCAACTACTactcctactactactacctaaCATTGATCAATCAGATCCTCGGGATCGATTTAATTCCATCCGGCCAGGGTTACTGATTCTCAACAATTTGGAAAATACCAGATTCAACTCAATTGATTCAATAGGAACAGAATCTACCATGCCTCAAACTCGCAAGGTCCGAAAGAGGGGGCCAACAACTCCCGCGGTCGGACGGCATTCTCTTGTTTCCGCGGTTATCACTCGGAAAGGACAAGCATGTGGCGGATCAACctctcatctccttctcaaccgTTGATCCAGTCCCGAGATACGAAAGGGAATAAAATTCACCGGCTagcttcatcctcatcggttTTTTTGAGTGTCCGAATGATTTCCCTATACATAGCTTCAGCTAGCAGAGGGGGAACCGCGTTCCCAATCTGTTTCCGGACCTGTCGGCGTCCAAATCGAAAGTTTCTGGGGAAAGTCTGTAAACAGGCGAGCTCCCGATTGGTAAAGTTCCTTCTACCTGAAGGATGATAATTATTATCACCTCCACCACAAGTGATGGTTCCAGCCGGCCGGTGTGGATCATATGGGGGTTTATCCATACCGCGACATAGCGCTGCCTGTACATCATGATCTGGGGCCCCTAAGGGAATATTTTGAATAGCTTGGCTAATGGTAGGGTATTCACCCAAGCCTGGACCATGGGTGGGTCGCGGAAAAGGCGGCAGGGTCTCTCCAGGTCTATATACGATATCAGTATATCTCGGTAAACACCATCAACTATCGGGGTTCCTTACCCAGAAGCAATGACGAGGAGCCTTTTTCGGGTCTGCGGGACTCCGTATTCGAGAAGTCGCAAGATACCCCAACGGACAGAGTATCCAATTTCAATGAAGTCGTTTATAACACGGTGAAGCGTATCACGGTGCCGATCAAGCAATCCATTTGTTTCCTCCATCGTGTGCACTCGAGGCTTAGCCCGTCTAATTAAATCTGCGCTAGAGAAAACACACGCCGAATTTGCGTCATCGTTCGCACCCTCTATTGTATGAGCAGATGACCATGTCTGACAGGGCGGCGAGCTGTGACTGACATCTACTCTCAAAAACTCATCATTGCTTGTtaagaagctgaagatatCACTCAGTTCGCAATATGCATGCTCAAAATTAAGCCGATAGGTAGAGGTTGCGTGTTCGGAGTTGTCGAATGCCCACTTGTTGTAAAGACCGGCTCGGCGAGCACCACATGAAACCCCTCCAGCACCACAGAAACCATCCCCGAAGGTATACTGTCGCCGCCTCTTTTGCTCGTCCACACTTTCTGAACAGGTGAGGTCAATAACAGGGTCAGGATTGTCTAGCACAATTACAGGGGAGCTTTCTCTAGGGcggtcttcttcgccaaaaGCCCGactctttcccctccaaaGCTGTCGTAATATAGCGGGTTCAATCTTATGCCCTTCGTCAGCTTCGACGAAGGATACATATTCTATGGACACTTCTCCGTCCTCCAAAGTCTCTTTCAATCGACACCAAAGGTGGTTGGGATTCACTAGTTTCTGGGGATCGCCTCTGATTGCGCAAATGTTGGTGAAGTTCATACTGACGAACTTTTTGGCCATTTGAAATGGTATAATTTCCGTGGCATTGGCAATCCAGACTAGTTCGTTCCGCTCTTTAGGAACGTAGGTTCCGGCATGGTTTCTAGTTTTAAGGAGCCGGCGGCCACTGAAAGAAACTGCATCCATGCTATCCTTCAGAACTGTGCAGATTCGAAGATATGACCCGTCATAAAGCTCGAGTGACTGTCCTGGTTTATATAGTATGCCGTCTATGCATACTTCCTCAACAGGGAGTACTGTTGTCGCACGGGTTTCATCGACCGGTGTTGTCACTCTTGGGCTTGGGGTATGCAGCTGCCAACTTTGAAGGAGCAGCTCGAACTCTTCGTCTGTGCAGTAATCGTCCTCATCAAAAGCTTGAAATGTTGGAAGGGTAAGGTCGACTAGCTCGCGCAGGTTTGCTGCTGCATTTGCGCTGAGCAAAAAGGGCGTTGGGTCTCGGGGACGATTGTCCGAGATGACCACCACGTCATCCGCATAGTCAGGCCCGTCCGAGTCATGGTCAAGCGTAACACTACTATCTGTGTCGCTATCGTAAACTTCCAAGGTCGTCGGTCTAGGATCTGCTATTTCAAGAATTGACGGCTCACGAGCCTGGATTGAGGACATCCTTGATCTTTGATAGATATCTTAATGCCTTGCTAATGAGGGGGTGAAAGAAACAGCAGGCTTATGAAGCTTTGGATCCAAATGCAATGTAGAGATTGACTAGTGCTTTAAGACAATGAAGGATGAGGTGTCTGTAAACTGAGTTGAAGATTGTGTGAGAGAGAGACGTAACACGATGGTAGGGAACTGGGTACTAAGTATGATGAGATGAAGtgagagagaaacaaagtGGGTTCTCTGGTAGTCCCTTTTAACCATTCATTTTTGATTGATACTGATCGTTAGCCTAAGGCTATACATGTTTGATATATAACACAACTTGTCACAGCGAGTTGTAGAGTGGTGACTACCACAAAcgataaaaataaagaaacacaaTACAGCAAACATAGATGGAGTGAAAGAATAGCAAAGGATCTGTGAAAGTATAGTGCTTAGCCATACTTCAATATACTCTTGATATTCTAATTTGCCTATAAGTGTCCATGGAAGGTCTAAATCAAAAAGTAATCATAGTGGACTAACCACTTGCTCTGCATCCATCCATAGGTTCCAGGTTTGAGGGCTATATTTCCATATCCGGAAAGGTTGGATTTGGATAAAGAACGATGACTAACAGGTCACGAGACCACCTCCTCTGGGTAGCATCGGTGGACACGTGAGGGGTCAACCCCTCCGGTTGTTGAGATTTTTCCGGTCCGTTAACGGAGCGGCACCCGCAAATTTTCTGTCTTTTACTGTGGAGAAGtcgagaaaaaaaaaaaaagtcggAAAATCGGACTAGGCAAAAGAAAGGACCAGAGAAATAAAACCTGGtggcttcttctcccttgcCTCTCCCtcactctttctctctcctttaACCTTTCACCATGCCACCACTTGGTCCTTCAATCCCTCCGTGGGTGTGATTTACTACCAGTTGCCACCTATTACAGTCTCTCCTTATCCTCTATGACTATTGTTATGTTTCGATAGAGTCAAAAACTGGTTCCATTTTTTCAACTCTGTCCCCCCACCATTGCGTGTCTGTGTGACAAATTGATTCATCTTCCAAGCATGTGAGTTATATGGTGTAATCCCCCGCCTGGTTATCAATCAATATGCCCCTCCTTTCATGATGAATTTCggtttttttattatagatgTTAGACTTCCTAAGCATTTTTGCGGAGAAAATCCGACCTGATCTCATATTCGATGCTGTTTATATTGTCTCACAGCTCATCCATTTGTGAGAGCCTTGGTTAATCATAAGCATCCACTAGAATCCGACTACATTCACAAGATGTGTGGTATCATTGCTCTGATCCAGGCGAACCCGTCATCTTCCGCCGCCGTTGACCTGCACGAGGCACTATACCTGCTCCAACATAGAGGTCAAGATGCTGCTGGAATTGCCACCTGTGCTGCAGGTGGTCGTATCTACCAGCTGAAGTCGAACGGCATGGCGGCCAAGGTTTTCCACGACGGTTCTAGGGTGGCAGACCTGCCGGGATTCATGGGCATCGGTCACTTGAGATATCCCACAGCCGGAAGCAGTGCGAATGCCGAGGCTCAGCCTTTCTATGTCAACAGTCCGTATGGCATCTGTCTGGCCCATAACGGCAATTTGATCAATGCTCCGGAGCTCAAGAGATATCTGGACTTTGAGGCTCACCGTCATATCAACACTGATAGTGACAGCGAGCTCATGCTCAACGTCTTCGCTGATGAGTTGAGCGAAACCAAGAAGGCGCGAGTCAACAAGGATGATGTCTTTGCCAGTCTCAGCCGGATGTATGAGAGATGTCAAGGCGGCTGGGCATGCACTGCTATGCTAGCTGGTATGTAACTCATCCAATCTCAATACTCgattaaagaataaaaatgCTAACCTAAGCAGGCTTTGGTCTCGTCGGCTTCCGTGACTCCTATGGCATCCGTCCCTTGGTTCTTGGTTCCAGGCCTTCCGCCGAAGGCGAAGGCACGGACTACATGATGGCCTCTGAGTCTGTTGCTCTGCATCAGCTTGGGTTCACTAACATCCGTGACATCCAACCTGGTGAAGCAGTCATCATAGAAAAGGGCGGCGAGCCTGTGTTCCGCCAGGTCGCCCCGAAGAAGGCATATGCTCCTGATATCTTTGAGTATGTCTACTTCGCGCGTCCTGATTCCGTTATCGATGGCATCAGTGTGTACCGTAGTCGTCAACGGATGGGTGATCGCCTTGCCTCTAGGATTCTCGATGTCCTTGGACCGGAAGTGGTCAAGGACATTGATGTCGTCATCCCTATCCCTGAGACTTCCACGACGTCCGCAGCGGCCGTCGCTCGGTATCTCGACATTCCGTACTGCCAAGGTTTCGTAAAGAACCGCTACGTTTTCCGGACATTCATCATGCCTGAGCAGAAGACCCGACAGAAGGGTGTTCGCCGCAAGCTGAATGCTATGCAAGCAGAATTCAAGGACCGAAATGTCCTCCTGGTTGACGACAGCATCGTGCGAGGAACCACTAGTCGGGAAATTGTGACCATGGCGAGGGAAGCTGGCGCTAAGAAGGTTTACTTCGCCAGTTGCGCACCGGAAATCACGTAAGTGGTCCACATCAAGCTATGAGCAATGAACACATTGCTAACTATCTCCACAGACATGCTCATATCTATGGTATCGATCTGGCGTCGCCTAACGAGCTGGTCGCGCATAACCGCGACCCCGAGCAGATCGCCAAGCACATTGGTGCCGACAGCGTCATATTCCAGACCTTGTCTGACCTGAAAGGTGCTTGTGCGGAGATTGCCCAAGAGAATGGGCTGGCTGAACCGCAGAACTTCGAGGTCGGAGTCTTCTGTGGTGACTACGTCACTCCTGTTTCCGATGGGTACTTCGATCATCTGGAAAAGATCAGAGGCGAAGGCCGCAAGATCAAGGCTTTAGATCGGGCTAAGGAAGCTGTCACTCATGGCTTCGCTAGTGAAAAGGATTTCCAGATTGCTGCCAACGGTGTCAAATTGGATGCCAGCGGCAACATCATTCCAGCGTCGACCCCAGGGGAGTCTGAAGTGCCACAGGTCAGCATCTGCAGCACTCGCAAACCTGAGGAGAGCGAAGAGCATCCCAAGGTCAAAGACCGGATGGACATTAGCATCCACAACATGGGCGATCACCCATGATCACTGATGAGTTTATGGACGGTATATTTATGTCAGCTGGAGTCCTGGAGTTGGTAGGCGGTGGATAAAGAGAACGGAAGGCTATCTGCTTGGTGATGGTTATCGCATTGCAATAGCAAAGGGATCCAGATACCCTTTTTGTATGCACGACATGACCTATAGACTTTATTTTTATGACGAACAAAGTTTGCTTTTGGCATTGAATAGCAAGCGCTTCAATGAAAATGATGCGGAAGTAATATATCCCGATCACGTGAGGGTGATGCCTGTCACCCGCTAGATTCAGTATAACTGGACGGCCATATCCAATATGACTCCCTCCTTTGAATCACCCAATTTGCGTTCTATGTCCATATCTATACCCATAACTTAGAACATTAGTGATTTCTAGTGGGAGACTTACCTGTGTTGTCGTCACCATTGCCACTACTACTCTTGGTTCTAGGAACTTTTCGGTGGCGCAGGATTCTCATGGAGCGTCGCATAACAAGGTCGGCTGCTGCCAAAGAAGCTGCATCACTGGCAGCCGCGATAAAGACGTCAGAGCGGGAATTCGTCACTAAGCCGCCCAATTTAGAAAATGAATCACCCGAGCAACAGTCGCCATCTCTGGGAAACACTTCAAAGACTGGATCTGCCTCCAAGCGGCGCAAGACAAAACGTTTGGCTTCAGATATTGACGTTGCGAATGAGCTACCCCATAATCTGGGCTCGTCCGTTGATCCAAAGTATAAGGCCAGCGCCGTATCATCAGGTGTCAAGGAGGAAGTGATAGACACTCTTGCGAATGATTTGAAAAGTACTGTTCAGAAAGCCACTACAGCACCAAGATCGGTGTCGTCAGGTAAAAGCAAGAAGGCCAATCCATATCGTCTAACACCAGGAATTACTCCGTTCCCAGATTGGCCCCATCCAACTCCCGATGCCTGCGAAGAGGTTAATAGACTACTCTCCAGTGTTCATGGAGAGATTGTTCCTCCCTCTACCATTCCAGAGCCGTCTCTGACTGTAACTGGTTGTGGAGAGGTTCCCTCTGTTCTTGATGCGCTTATTCGAACTTTGCTTAGTGGTGCCACTTCGGGAAACAATTCTGCGTTGGCTTTCAATGGACTGGTGCAGAAATTCGGCATCCTCCATGAAGGGATAGGCAAAGGCAGTGTTAACTGGGATGCCGTTCGTCAAGCGCCACTTAAAGATGTTTTCGAAGCCATCAAGAGCGGTGGTTTAGCCGATGTCAAGAGCAAGAACCTCAAGGCCATCTTAGATATGGTGCACAAGGAAAACCAGGAACGTCGGGAAATCCTAGTGAAGGGCGAGGACGCTGGACCGTCGGACCTCATGCAAAAGTCTGAAGGCAGCAAGCAATATGAAATTGCATGTGCAGACCAACACTTCCTGTCTCTTAACCACCTCCATACCCTAAACACGGAACAGGTTATGGAGGAACTAATCAAATACCCCGGGATCGGACCCAAAACAGCTGCCTGTGTCCTGCTCTTCTGTCTACAGCGTCCGTGCTTTGCGGTAGATACTCACATCTTCCGCATTTGCAAATGGCTTGGCTGGGTACCGCCGGATAAGGCGACAGAGATCACGGCATTCGGCCATCTCGAGGTGAGGATCCCAGATCACCTCAAATACTCTCTCCATCAGCTCTTCATCCGTCATGGAAAGACTTGTCCAAGATGCCGAGCAATAACTGGACAATCTTCCGCCGGATGGGACAAAGGCTGCGTCATTGATCACTTAGTGAAAAGGaccggaaagagaaaaggggaacTCGCGACCTCGCCGCCCGTCAAGCGTAAGAGCACTGGCCGGCAGACTCGTAATGAGAAGGCGTGAGGGAGGAGGTTCGAAAGGTTAGATATTGTTTTGATGTAAATCAACGATCTAATAGGTTCCGCCTATTGGGAACCTTGTGTATTCCAGAAATAAGCCAATAGATAAATGTATGGGAACCAATGCAAGTAGAGTAAATCTTTTCTCAAAAATCTAAAAGACCATAGTAAGCAAGGGGAAGGAAATGTATTGTctgatgtatgtactattctattctataggATGGGTGGCACGTGCACCCTATCGGAGTGGCTGATAAAACAATGGGACCACTGCAGCTGCGCATCTCCGTCTCCCACAATCGCCCGCCTCCTGAAACCATCCAGACAGATACTTGGAGCTCAATTGCAGCTGTCTGGATTCAAAATGGAGGCCCTAGCCCCATACATCCCTCCAGCGCTCCTTCCACTCGCGCAAACTCTCCATGATCAAGTTCCCTTGGTCGGTGTCGCGCTCGTCTCGCTCGGCGCGATATACCTAGGGTACATCTACATCCTGGGAATAAAAGAGGCTGCCGTGCCATTTAACGTGCCAATTCCACCCGAAGTCCGTGCCAATTGGAAAGGTAAAGCGTGGGAAGATGTTCagggagaggagaaaaaggtgCTTGAAGGTCAACTTAGAGGGGTACGTTGACTCGTCTCCatatttgtctttctttggggAATGTCAATGGCTGACTTTAATTTTCTCTCCTATAGTCGTGGAACAACAAAGTTATCTTAAGCTATTGTCCTGCGGATGGAAGAATACTGGGTAACGGAATCAAGCCCGCCACAACCGAAGACGTCGACCGAGCGATCCAAGCAGCGAAGATGGCTCAAATTGAATGGGCTCGGACTAGCTTTGCTGAAAGGAGGAAGGTTTTGCGGACATTGCTAAAGTACGTCACATTCATAGCCTCGATTGTTGCGGCCAAAAACTGTAGCTAACCGAAGCCCATCTGAACAACAGATATGTGCTCGAGCATCAGGAAGAACTTGTCACCGCTTGTTGTTTGGATTCTGGAAAGACTAAAGTCGATGCGTCATTTGGAGAAATCCTTGTGACAGCGGAGAAGCTGAAATGGACAATTGATCATGGCGAGAAGGCACTGACGCCCCAATCAAGACCCACGAACTTTCTGATGATGTACAAAAAGAACATGGTCACGTATGAGCCTCTTGGAGTGGTATCGGCTTGCGTCTCCTGGAATTATCCTCTGCATAACTTCATCGGTCCAATCATCAGTGGTATCTTTGCAGGAAACGGTGTGGTTGTAAAACCATCGGAGCAAACTGCATGGTCCTCGGCGTTCTTTTTGGAAGTCGTGAGAGGTGCTCTTTCAGCATGTGGTCACTCGCGCGATCTTGTGCAGAGCGTTGTTTGTTTGCCTGAAGTTGCGGATTTCTTGACCTCACATCCGGATATCTCTCAGTTGACCTTTATTGGATCGAGGCCGGTCGCGCACAAGGTTTGCGAGTCAGCAGCTAAGGCACTGACTCCAGTGACTGTTGAACTAGGTGGCAAGGACCCTGCTGTCATTCTGGATGATGCCAGAACAGTGAGCGAGATCTCATCTATCGCGTCCATTCTCATGCGAGGTGTCTTTCAATCCGCTGGACAAAACTGCATTGGTGTTGAGCGTGTCATTGCCTTGCCTGGAGTATATGACAAACTTTTGAATGATGTGTCTTCACGCATTAAGTCATTCCGCCTTGGCTCGGTCCTCCTTGAATCCAAACCCGAAGATCCTCAGCAGAAACCTGGCGCTCCAGACATGGGCGCTTTAATCTCCCCGGCCTCCTTCGACCGCCTAGAAACATTGATCAACGACGCAGTCCGACAAGGCGCGAGCCTTATCTGCGGTGGAAAACGTGTCAACCACCCGAAGTATCCTCACGGTCATTACTTTGCGCCCACTCTCCTTGCGGACGTAACGCCTTCCATGCGCATCGCTCAAACTGAACTTTTCGCGCCAGTATTTCTACTCATGCGCGCCGACTCCGTACCCCACGCTATTGCGATCGCAAACTCAACGGAATACGCCCTCGGCGCTAGCGTCTTCGGCTACAACCATGTTGACATCGCAGCCTGCGTCTCCAATATCAAAGCGGGAATGGTATCTGTCAACGATTTTGGAAGCTACTATGCTGTGCAGCTGCCTTTCGGTGGAGTCAAGGGATCCGGATACGGTCGCTTTGcgggagaagaaggtctaCGTGGCGTGAGCAATATCAAGGCCCTCTGCGTTGACCGGTTCCCCAAGTTAATGGCGACTCGCATCCCGCCACGCGTGGATTATCCTATCTGCAAGGGAGATGGTAGTCGTCAGAATGGAACCGGCGCTTGGGAAATGTGTAAGGGCGTCGTTGAAACAGGATATCAGTTGACTCTGGCCGGTAGAGTTACTGGTATACTCAGACTGTTGAAGAACATGTAAGTTGGGGTATACgatttttattaattgaGCAATGTCACCAGCGacattgtatgtatgttCTATGTACAATATCCATATAATACACAAGGTGAAAACAATGTATCATAATTCAACAATCATGCCGTGCATAGTAAGTGGTCTCTATAGAGACCTCCACTGGCTCTCGAAGTCATGGGAAGTTTCTTCCATCCAACTCCCCAATTCCTCAATCCCCAAAACCTCATTCAGATACCGTCTTGCCAATTCTACCTGTCCATTTGCTCGCCCTAAATAGAACACCGCCCCTTCAGCCGGATTAGCATTTGCCGCCTCAATCCGCTGCGGAAGCTGCAACATAAGATCAAGAAGCCACTGGCCAAACGAATCATCTAGATCCATAGCCCACTGCGTAATATCCGAATCATCAGCCGGGACAGACTCCGCACTGGCGCGGacaagaagctgaaacagAGCCGGCTCATTGCGCGCAACCCGCACAGCCGTACGAAAATGTTCCGCTGGAATCGTATACGGCACACTACTCGTGACCGCAACGTTCGTATTCCTACAACGGAAATGATACTCATCGATCTTAAGCAAGGATGTAAGTGCCTCGGCATTATGTTCTACCAAAGCTGCATGAATACCCTTCTGCAGGGCATCACGCGACAAAGCAACATGCGTTTCCATAAGCTCGGAGGTATTGAATCCGCTCGCGAGTCGAAGCGTCTC
This DNA window, taken from Aspergillus flavus chromosome 5, complete sequence, encodes the following:
- a CDS encoding betaine aldehyde dehydrogenase (aldehyde dehydrogenase-like protein C21C3); this translates as MEALAPYIPPALLPLAQTLHDQVPLVGVALVSLGAIYLGYIYILGIKEAAVPFNVPIPPEVRANWKGKAWEDVQGEEKKVLEGQLRGSWNNKVILSYCPADGRILGNGIKPATTEDVDRAIQAAKMAQIEWARTSFAERRKVLRTLLKYVLEHQEELVTACCLDSGKTKVDASFGEILVTAEKLKWTIDHGEKALTPQSRPTNFLMMYKKNMVTYEPLGVVSACVSWNYPLHNFIGPIISGIFAGNGVVVKPSEQTAWSSAFFLEVVRGALSACGHSRDLVQSVVCLPEVADFLTSHPDISQLTFIGSRPVAHKVCESAAKALTPVTVELGGKDPAVILDDARTVSEISSIASILMRGVFQSAGQNCIGVERVIALPGVYDKLLNDVSSRIKSFRLGSVLLESKPEDPQQKPGAPDMGALISPASFDRLETLINDAVRQGASLICGGKRVNHPKYPHGHYFAPTLLADVTPSMRIAQTELFAPVFLLMRADSVPHAIAIANSTEYALGASVFGYNHVDIAACVSNIKAGMVSVNDFGSYYAVQLPFGGVKGSGYGRFAGEEGLRGVSNIKALCVDRFPKLMATRIPPRVDYPICKGDGSRQNGTGAWEMCKGVVETGYQLTLAGRVTGILRLLKNM